One window of Metopolophium dirhodum isolate CAU chromosome 3, ASM1992520v1, whole genome shotgun sequence genomic DNA carries:
- the LOC132941240 gene encoding uncharacterized protein LOC132941240 — protein MEYKIEIFGTKLLIDNFIMIKNKNRNNKYYWECEKRKHTKRHNSNNEYCNARAVTILVDGNHIVKDNSFLNHNHGPDPCRLLVKKNIKYIVSKALSSRDKPSQIIQEATSRIPVNSQPYMPSVEATRKIISRCRKHQNPPEPTSLSQIDIPLNLCKSFNGQTFLLKESTIESHKIYIFSTKDEISKLVNANYWVMDGTFKTVPSIFLQMYTIHAPVGGNNSRILPLVYVLMTSKQQCCYERLFEDLISICDDFGFDVSPKCIITDFEKAAINAANKVFPECQQKGCFFHLGQNIWRKIQSSGLATKYGENEEFSLQLRCMWSLAFLHPSDIPNAFDQLKDSLPYDIQNYFEENYVHGKVRRKFRNGIVSRYEPLFPPSFWSIHFNHENNIPRTQNKVEAWHKRWKVLVGADHVGVYRIIEEMRKEQQHVVGQIQIILSGQARPKQSSKYVKRQNQIQTILNDKENRTTLETIRGIAYNLHY, from the exons atggaatataaaattgaaatttttggtacaaaattattaattgacaattttatcatgattaaaaacaaaaaccgtaacaataaatattattgggaATGTGAAAAGAGGAAACATACTAAACggcataatagtaataatgaatattgtaatGCAAGAGCAGTAACAATTCTTGTTGATGGTAATCATATTGTTAAagataattcttttttaaatcacaacCATGGGCCTGACCCATGCCGATTGTTGgtaaagaaaaacataaaatatattgtttcaaaagctcTGTCTTCGAGAGATAAACCTTCGCAAATAATACAGGAAGCAACGAGTCGCATCCCCGTCAATTCTCAGCCATACATGCCATCAGTTGAAGCAACGCGAAAAATTATTTCACGGTGTAGAAAACATCAGAATCCACCAGAACCAACAAGTCTTTCACAAATAGATATTCCTCTTAACTTATGTAAGTCTTTTAATggtcaaacatttttactaaaagAAAGTACTATTGAGagtcacaaaatatatattttttctactaaAGATGAAATATCAAAACTTGTCAATGCCAATTATTGGGTTATGGATGGTACATTTAAAACTGTGccaagtatatttttacaaatgtacaCCATACATGCACCTGTTGGTGGAAATAATTCTAGAATTTTGCCATTAGTATATGTTTTAATGACCAGTAAACAACAATGTTGTTACGAACGTTTATTCGAAGACCTAATATCAATTTGTGATGATTTCGGTTTCGATGTTtcaccaaaatgtattataacagaTTTCGAAAAAGCTGCAATTAATGCAGCTAATAAAGTATTTCCAGAATGCCAACAAAAAgggtgtttttttcatttaggcCAAAATATTTGGCGAAAAATCCAGTCTAGTGGATTGGCTACTAAATATGGAGAAAATGAAGAATTTAGTTTACAACTTCGATGTATGTGGTCACTTGCATTTTTACACCCATCAGATATACCTAATGCTTTTGATCAATTGAAAGATTCATTACCCTATGACATTCAAAATTACTTTGAAGAAAATTACGTGCATGGAAAAGTACGAAGGAAATTTAGAAATGGAATAGTATCTCGATATGAGCCATTGTTTCCACCATCATTTTGGTCAATACATTTCAATCATGAAAACAATATTCCAAGGACACAAAACAAAGTCGAAGCATGGCACAAAAGATGGAAAGTATTAGTAGGAGCTGATCACGTTGGGGTGTATCGTATAATTGAGGAAATGAGAAAAGAGCAACAACACGTTGTGG ggcaaattcaaattattttatccgGACAAGCAAGGCCAAAACAAAGTTCAAAGTACGTAAAACGTCAAAACCAAATTCAAACTATTCTAAATGATAAAGAAAACAGAACAACCCTCGAGACAATAAGAGGTATTGCATACAATTTgcactattaa